From the genome of Hyphomonas adhaerens MHS-3, one region includes:
- the alaS gene encoding alanine--tRNA ligase, whose protein sequence is MTSVNQIREAFLAYFEKHGHTRQPSAPLVPQNDPSLLFVNAGMVPFKNIFTGAETPVSPRAVTSQKCVRAGGKHNDLDNVGYTARHHTFFEMLGNFSFGDYFKDEAIAFAWEVVTKEFGLDPKRLLVTVYSEDDEAAAIWKKVAGFDDSKIIRISTSDNFWSMGDTGPCGPCSEIFYDHGEDIPGGPPGSPDEDGDRFIEIWNLVFMQFNQLAGGARENLPKPSIDTGMGLERISAVLQHVHNNYEIDLFRGLIEAEESVYGARATGDKLASFRVIADHLRTSAFLIADGVLPSNEGRGYVLRRIMRRAMRHGHLLGAREPLMYKLTPALISEMGEAYPELGRAKAAIEAALEQEEARFQRTLGNGLSLLEKESETLKQGDALPGETAFKLYDTYGFPLDLTQDILRARGMTVDVDAFDASMEVQREGSRAAGFASGDQATDEIWFRVRDKVGATNFTGYGKTEGTGKLVAIAAGGALTDTLSPGPAELVFDATPFYAESGGQAGDHGEIVFEDGARFIVRDVQKRAGDVHVHIGELVSGAAKTGASAQLHVDAVRRKAVMANHSATHLMHAALRKVLGEHVTQKGSLVEADRLRFDFSHGAPLSAAEIEAVEDEVNAQIRANLPTGIQVTTPEKAIEAGALALFGEKYGDEVRVLSMGTGDDRRYSVELCGGTHVERSGDIAVFIITSESGVSAGVRRIEAATGAEALTWLKGRAQIGADIADSLKVPLKDLPKRVATLGEEKRSLERELAETKRKLAMGGSGGAPAGPEEIDGVKLLARVAEGVGGKDLRALVDEAKAQIGSGIVVFVGVADGKAGVAVGVTKDLTDKFSAVDLVKAASEAVGGKGGGGRPDMAMAGGPDGSKAEEALNAVRAILKG, encoded by the coding sequence ATGACCAGCGTAAACCAGATCCGCGAAGCTTTTCTCGCCTATTTCGAGAAGCACGGGCACACCCGGCAGCCATCCGCGCCGCTGGTGCCGCAGAACGATCCGAGCCTTCTGTTCGTCAATGCCGGCATGGTGCCGTTCAAGAACATTTTCACCGGGGCGGAAACGCCTGTGTCCCCGCGCGCGGTGACCTCGCAGAAATGTGTCCGCGCTGGCGGCAAGCACAACGACCTCGACAATGTCGGCTATACGGCGCGCCATCACACTTTCTTCGAAATGCTGGGGAACTTCTCCTTCGGCGACTATTTCAAGGACGAGGCGATTGCCTTTGCCTGGGAAGTGGTGACGAAGGAATTCGGCCTCGACCCGAAACGTCTGCTCGTCACGGTCTATTCCGAGGACGACGAAGCCGCGGCCATCTGGAAGAAAGTGGCCGGGTTCGACGATTCGAAGATCATTCGCATCAGCACGTCGGACAATTTCTGGTCCATGGGCGATACCGGCCCGTGCGGTCCGTGCTCCGAAATCTTCTATGATCATGGCGAAGACATTCCCGGCGGCCCGCCCGGCAGCCCGGACGAGGATGGCGACCGGTTCATCGAGATCTGGAACCTGGTCTTCATGCAGTTCAACCAGCTCGCTGGCGGCGCCCGCGAGAATTTGCCGAAACCGTCCATCGACACCGGCATGGGTCTGGAGCGGATTTCCGCCGTCCTGCAGCATGTCCACAACAATTACGAAATCGACCTTTTCCGTGGCCTGATCGAAGCGGAAGAAAGCGTCTATGGCGCCAGGGCGACGGGCGACAAGCTCGCCTCCTTCCGCGTCATCGCTGACCATTTGCGGACGTCCGCCTTCCTGATTGCCGACGGGGTTCTGCCGTCCAATGAAGGGCGCGGCTATGTCCTGCGCCGCATCATGCGCCGCGCCATGCGCCACGGCCACCTCCTGGGCGCGCGCGAACCGCTGATGTACAAGCTGACCCCGGCGCTGATCTCCGAAATGGGCGAAGCCTATCCGGAGCTTGGCCGCGCCAAGGCCGCTATCGAGGCTGCGCTGGAGCAGGAAGAGGCCCGCTTCCAGCGGACGCTGGGCAATGGCCTTTCGCTGCTGGAAAAGGAATCCGAAACGCTGAAGCAAGGCGATGCCTTGCCGGGCGAGACGGCCTTCAAACTCTATGACACCTATGGCTTCCCGCTGGACCTGACGCAGGACATCCTGCGCGCCCGCGGCATGACAGTCGATGTCGACGCGTTCGATGCCTCCATGGAAGTCCAGCGCGAAGGCAGCCGCGCCGCAGGCTTTGCCTCCGGCGATCAGGCAACGGACGAAATCTGGTTCCGTGTCCGCGACAAGGTGGGCGCAACGAACTTCACTGGTTATGGCAAGACTGAAGGCACCGGCAAGCTGGTCGCCATCGCCGCTGGTGGGGCGCTGACCGATACATTGTCGCCCGGCCCGGCCGAACTCGTCTTCGATGCAACGCCGTTCTACGCCGAATCCGGCGGCCAGGCCGGCGACCATGGCGAGATCGTCTTCGAGGATGGCGCCCGCTTCATCGTGCGCGATGTGCAGAAACGCGCCGGCGATGTGCACGTCCATATCGGCGAACTCGTGTCGGGCGCGGCGAAGACCGGCGCATCGGCCCAGCTTCATGTCGATGCCGTCCGCCGCAAGGCCGTGATGGCGAACCATTCGGCAACGCACCTGATGCACGCCGCCCTGCGCAAGGTGCTGGGCGAACATGTCACGCAGAAGGGCTCCCTGGTGGAGGCCGATCGTCTGCGCTTTGACTTCTCGCATGGCGCGCCGCTCAGCGCAGCGGAGATTGAGGCCGTCGAAGATGAGGTCAACGCCCAGATCCGCGCGAACCTGCCAACGGGCATTCAGGTGACCACGCCGGAAAAAGCGATCGAGGCCGGCGCGCTGGCCCTGTTCGGTGAGAAATATGGCGATGAAGTCCGCGTGCTGTCCATGGGAACAGGCGACGACCGCCGGTATTCGGTGGAACTGTGCGGCGGAACCCACGTCGAACGCTCCGGCGATATTGCCGTGTTCATCATCACGTCGGAAAGTGGCGTCTCCGCTGGTGTGCGCCGGATCGAGGCCGCCACCGGCGCGGAAGCGCTGACCTGGCTGAAAGGCCGTGCACAGATCGGGGCGGATATTGCCGACAGTCTGAAAGTGCCGCTGAAAGACCTGCCCAAACGTGTCGCCACGCTGGGCGAGGAAAAGCGCAGCCTGGAACGCGAACTGGCCGAGACAAAACGCAAGCTCGCCATGGGCGGCAGCGGCGGCGCGCCGGCAGGCCCGGAAGAGATCGATGGCGTGAAGCTGCTCGCCCGTGTGGCCGAAGGTGTCGGCGGGAAAGACCTGCGCGCACTGGTCGATGAGGCCAAGGCCCAGATCGGTTCCGGCATTGTGGTCTTTGTCGGCGTCGCCGATGGCAAGGCAGGCGTGGCCGTCGGGGTCACCAAAGACCTGACGGACAAATTCTCCGCCGTGGACCTGGTCAAGGCCGCGTCCGAAGCGGTGGGCGGCAAGGGCGGCGGCGGCCGTCCCGACATGGCCATGGCCGGTGGCCCGGACGGCTCCAAAGCCGAAGAGGCCCTGAACGCCGTCCGCGCGATCCTGAAGGGCTGA
- the recA gene encoding recombinase RecA, which yields MAKPALQLVDKETGVDKQKALETALGNIERSFGKGSVMRLGDKKAMDVEAVSTGSLGLDIALGIGGLPKGRIIEIYGPESSGKTTLALHSVAEAQKNGGVCAFIDAEHALDPIYAGKLGVDLDDLLISQPDTGEQALEIADTLVRSGAVDLLVIDSVAALTPRAELEGEMGDSLPGLQARLMSQALRKLTGSISKSKCMVIFINQIRMKIGVMFGSPETTTGGNALKFYASVRLDIRRIGAIKDRDEVIGNQTRVKVVKNKVAPPFRQVEFDILYGEGISKTGELIDLGVKADVIEKSGSWYSYNGERIGQGREKTRTFLKENPAIADEIEDAVRRNAGLLADELLSAGMDNSEKDDDTPDAAEG from the coding sequence ATGGCCAAACCAGCGCTGCAACTCGTGGACAAGGAAACCGGCGTGGACAAGCAAAAAGCTCTCGAAACGGCGCTTGGCAATATTGAACGGTCCTTCGGCAAGGGCTCGGTCATGCGTCTGGGCGACAAGAAAGCCATGGATGTCGAGGCCGTTTCGACGGGTTCGCTCGGGCTGGATATCGCGCTCGGCATTGGCGGCCTGCCGAAAGGCCGCATCATTGAGATCTACGGCCCGGAAAGCTCCGGCAAGACGACCCTGGCGCTGCACAGCGTGGCCGAAGCCCAGAAGAATGGCGGCGTGTGCGCCTTTATCGACGCGGAACACGCGCTGGACCCAATCTATGCTGGCAAGCTGGGCGTGGACCTGGACGACCTCCTGATTTCCCAGCCCGACACGGGCGAGCAGGCGCTTGAAATCGCCGATACGCTGGTGCGTTCCGGCGCGGTGGACCTTCTGGTCATCGACTCCGTGGCCGCGCTGACGCCGCGGGCCGAACTGGAAGGTGAAATGGGCGACTCGCTGCCCGGCCTGCAGGCTCGTCTGATGAGCCAGGCCCTGCGCAAGCTGACCGGATCGATCTCCAAGTCGAAATGCATGGTGATCTTCATCAACCAGATCCGCATGAAAATCGGCGTCATGTTCGGCAGCCCGGAAACCACGACGGGCGGCAACGCCCTGAAATTCTATGCGTCCGTCCGTCTCGACATCCGCCGCATCGGCGCGATCAAGGACCGGGACGAGGTCATCGGCAATCAGACCCGCGTCAAAGTGGTGAAGAACAAGGTGGCCCCGCCTTTCCGGCAGGTCGAATTCGATATCCTCTATGGCGAAGGCATCTCCAAGACCGGCGAACTGATCGATCTCGGCGTGAAAGCCGACGTGATCGAGAAATCCGGCTCCTGGTATTCCTATAATGGAGAGCGGATCGGCCAGGGCCGTGAGAAAACCCGTACCTTCCTGAAGGAAAACCCGGCCATTGCGGACGAGATCGAGGATGCCGTCCGCCGCAATGCGGGCCTGCTCGCCGACGAATTGCTCTCGGCCGGCATGGATAATTCCGAAAAAGACGACGACACACCGGATGCTGCCGAGGGCTGA
- a CDS encoding transposase yields MLDGKHKSSYLKGMANVLPPEKRALILQMMVEGSSMRSISRVAGVSINTVAKLLVDAGEACLKAHDDLVKDVHAKRVECDEIWSFVHTKERNKGKAKDFKPEHGDVWTWTAIEADTKLIISYLAGTRTMISAEAFLTDLASRLADRVQIDTDGHAAYVPTIRKVFEGKIDHAVITKVYANVKAEGQKRYAPLECVGVKKKAECGTPDMRKASTSYVERQNLSMRMGMRRFTRLTNGHSKKYEQHLYALALYFMHYNFCRKHQSLGMTPAMAAGLTDTQHDMAWIVEKIEENAPPPKKRGPYKKKA; encoded by the coding sequence ATGCTTGACGGTAAGCATAAAAGTTCATACCTAAAAGGCATGGCAAACGTCCTGCCCCCCGAAAAGCGTGCGCTGATCCTTCAGATGATGGTGGAGGGCTCCTCCATGCGCTCCATCAGCCGCGTGGCTGGTGTCAGCATCAACACGGTTGCCAAACTGCTGGTGGACGCTGGCGAGGCCTGCCTGAAAGCCCACGACGATCTTGTGAAGGACGTCCACGCCAAGCGTGTCGAGTGCGATGAAATCTGGTCGTTCGTTCACACGAAGGAACGCAACAAGGGCAAGGCCAAAGACTTCAAGCCAGAGCATGGCGACGTATGGACGTGGACGGCAATTGAAGCCGACACCAAGCTGATCATTTCCTATCTTGCTGGCACCCGCACCATGATCAGCGCTGAGGCATTTCTGACGGACCTGGCTTCACGTCTCGCGGATCGCGTTCAGATCGATACGGACGGTCATGCGGCCTACGTGCCGACTATCCGTAAAGTCTTTGAAGGCAAGATTGATCATGCCGTTATCACGAAGGTCTACGCCAACGTGAAAGCAGAAGGGCAGAAGCGCTATGCCCCGCTTGAGTGCGTCGGCGTGAAGAAGAAAGCCGAATGCGGTACTCCTGATATGCGCAAGGCTTCAACCTCCTACGTGGAGCGCCAGAACCTCTCTATGCGGATGGGCATGCGCCGCTTCACGCGCCTGACGAATGGCCACTCAAAGAAGTATGAGCAGCACCTGTACGCGCTGGCGCTCTACTTCATGCACTACAATTTTTGCCGCAAGCATCAGTCACTCGGCATGACTCCTGCGATGGCTGCGGGCCTTACGGACACCCAGCACGATATGGCGTGGATCGTCGAAAAGATCGAAGAGAACGCTCCGCCGCCGAAAAAACGCGGCCCGTACAAAAAGAAAGCCTGA
- a CDS encoding ImmA/IrrE family metallo-endopeptidase — protein sequence MLTLARDSRGLTQAQLAEAMSVGQGTLSKYETGVLEAPEEFAHDAGRALGYPPSFFFQPGRPYGFPPFHYRRRKKLSAKALGKIVAEMNIRRMHIEKLSRSFPFSTNRFIPEIDRDEYQGRTKKRVTIDDLAQMLRETWMLPSGPIENVVDLIEENGGIVVPCDFGTDLLDAMSQRTDGLPVLFFVNTASPMDRLRHTLCHELAHMVLHTTDFKEDGEMECEADEFAGAFLVPPDDLRRQLRRFDLPHLANMKAYWKVSMAAIATNAQRHNFITQYQYKNFFIEMSKLGYRKREPNEPPREHPKMLRQMIEFHRKTLDYSDADFSNLLCITPEEFQSLYSFEPQPKPHLRLVN from the coding sequence ATGCTGACTCTTGCCCGTGACTCGCGAGGGCTGACACAGGCTCAGCTCGCCGAAGCAATGAGTGTGGGGCAAGGCACGCTTTCGAAATATGAAACGGGGGTGCTTGAGGCTCCAGAAGAGTTCGCCCACGATGCTGGGCGTGCGCTGGGTTATCCGCCAAGCTTCTTTTTCCAGCCAGGGCGTCCTTACGGATTTCCGCCGTTTCATTATCGCCGGCGCAAGAAGCTTTCGGCGAAAGCGCTGGGTAAAATCGTTGCCGAAATGAACATTCGGCGGATGCATATAGAGAAGCTGAGTCGGTCGTTTCCGTTCAGCACGAACCGCTTCATTCCAGAGATTGACCGCGATGAATACCAAGGACGCACAAAGAAGAGAGTGACGATCGACGATCTCGCGCAAATGCTGCGAGAAACGTGGATGCTGCCGTCCGGCCCAATAGAAAACGTTGTGGACCTGATTGAAGAAAATGGCGGCATCGTTGTCCCCTGTGACTTCGGAACAGATCTATTGGACGCAATGAGTCAAAGGACCGACGGGCTGCCGGTCTTGTTCTTTGTGAACACGGCATCACCCATGGATCGACTGCGTCACACATTGTGCCACGAGCTGGCTCATATGGTTTTACATACGACCGACTTCAAAGAAGACGGCGAGATGGAATGCGAAGCGGATGAGTTTGCTGGCGCATTCTTGGTTCCACCTGACGATTTGCGAAGGCAGTTAAGACGTTTTGACCTGCCGCATCTCGCAAATATGAAAGCGTACTGGAAGGTTTCAATGGCGGCAATCGCCACCAACGCCCAGCGGCACAACTTCATTACACAATATCAGTACAAGAACTTCTTCATCGAAATGAGCAAGTTGGGGTATCGTAAGCGAGAACCCAATGAGCCCCCCCGCGAGCATCCAAAGATGCTCCGCCAGATGATTGAGTTTCATCGCAAGACGCTCGACTATAGCGATGCGGATTTTTCCAATCTTCTTTGCATCACGCCGGAAGAGTTTCAGTCTTTGTACTCATTCGAACCCCAACCGAAGCCGCATCTTCGGTTGGTTAATTGA
- a CDS encoding RNA-binding protein, whose protein sequence is MPKGPKGEKRPADVIGNAIKIARIATGEETDDKDEALSSAAAEMGRKGGKARAKKLTPEQRAEIAKKAAEKRWNKQREE, encoded by the coding sequence ATGCCTAAAGGACCCAAAGGCGAAAAGCGCCCTGCTGACGTGATCGGCAACGCCATCAAGATCGCCAGGATCGCTACTGGCGAGGAGACGGATGACAAGGACGAAGCCCTGTCATCCGCTGCCGCTGAGATGGGCCGCAAGGGCGGCAAAGCCCGCGCGAAGAAGCTGACACCAGAGCAGCGGGCTGAGATTGCGAAGAAGGCTGCTGAAAAACGGTGGAATAAACAGCGCGAAGAATAA
- a CDS encoding DUF2093 domain-containing protein, with the protein MLTRSSQPAGEARLRYLDADIEVLAPGDYVVCAVTSRKIPVQALRYWSVDRQEAYWDADAASSRMVPAKD; encoded by the coding sequence ATGCTTACACGATCCAGCCAACCCGCCGGCGAAGCCCGCCTTCGTTATCTCGATGCAGACATCGAAGTGCTCGCCCCCGGCGACTATGTTGTCTGCGCTGTCACCAGCCGGAAAATCCCGGTCCAGGCCTTGCGTTACTGGAGCGTCGACCGGCAGGAAGCCTATTGGGACGCAGACGCCGCCTCGTCCCGCATGGTTCCGGCAAAGGACTGA
- a CDS encoding M23 family metallopeptidase encodes MMRDILLMVVMCTGTCLSAPMAGAETAIAPSPPTQEHCDGALKQGGLVICHGIPGTVFTVAGRKLTADASGSAQFGLATDAPSVIGWSSDTGAFGDLVIEKRHDDFRTIEGFDCDKVDARSEEQKAHAGRSWVKKRDAFATFNDGPGALTGFIKPADVPASSPFGPTRKYIGVSKVTGEPCESVSVHRGYDMAAPVGTPIVAPAEGTVILADPDLYYEGGAIFLDHGHGLVSVFMHLSEVDVKAGDTVARGDLLAKSGNTGRTTGPHLHWAVKWRNPEASNRSGDFYIDPALLLKLPVTD; translated from the coding sequence ATGATGCGTGACATCCTCCTGATGGTGGTGATGTGCACCGGCACCTGCCTTTCGGCACCAATGGCGGGCGCGGAAACAGCCATTGCCCCATCGCCCCCCACCCAGGAACATTGCGACGGCGCGCTGAAACAGGGCGGGCTTGTCATCTGTCATGGCATCCCGGGCACGGTGTTCACGGTTGCGGGCCGCAAACTGACGGCGGATGCGTCGGGCAGTGCGCAGTTCGGTCTTGCCACCGATGCGCCATCGGTCATCGGCTGGTCGTCGGACACCGGCGCCTTTGGTGACTTGGTGATTGAAAAACGGCACGACGATTTCCGCACGATCGAGGGCTTCGATTGCGACAAGGTCGATGCACGCAGCGAAGAACAGAAGGCCCATGCTGGCCGGTCCTGGGTGAAGAAGCGGGACGCCTTCGCCACATTCAATGACGGCCCCGGCGCGCTGACCGGCTTTATCAAGCCCGCAGATGTGCCGGCCTCCTCACCCTTCGGGCCGACGCGGAAATATATCGGCGTCAGCAAGGTGACCGGCGAACCCTGTGAGTCTGTCTCTGTCCATCGGGGATATGACATGGCCGCGCCTGTGGGCACGCCCATTGTTGCCCCGGCCGAAGGCACCGTGATCCTCGCCGACCCTGACCTTTACTATGAAGGCGGTGCGATCTTCCTCGACCACGGGCACGGGCTCGTCTCAGTGTTCATGCATTTGTCGGAAGTGGACGTGAAAGCGGGCGACACCGTCGCGCGCGGCGACCTGCTGGCAAAGTCCGGCAATACCGGCCGTACGACCGGGCCGCACCTGCACTGGGCGGTGAAGTGGCGCAATCCCGAAGCCAGCAACCGGAGCGGCGATTTCTATATCGACCCGGCCCTGCTGCTGAAGCTTCCCGTGACCGACTAG
- a CDS encoding amidase family protein, whose product MADTNTNLESATALDTAALVRGGKVSAVEACEAAIQRIEAKNGPLNAVVVKDYDRARKAAKVIDESRTTDDPRPFLGVPMTVKEAHDVAGLPTTWGFEMFSNFHPQEDSPPVARLKAAGAVILGKTNVPVALADWQSVNPVYGRTVNPYDHSRTPGGSSGGSAAALASGMVPLEFGSDIGGSIRFPSNFCGVWGHKPTWGIVPLKGHNPPGTDGVDVPLAVVGPMARSAADLSAALDVVAGPVTAGWKLDLPAARHAALKDFRVLVLNTDDLPPVDDDVAGPIEALAGALEKQGAQVVRKVPGLPDFASIHENYLRLLNTAITRGTPEARPVDAHVYMNLLDAQLNLQRQWANIFRDIDVVLSPTFSTAAFPYTDEPDWGKRTLTVNGQAIPYASQLMWAGLATFPGLPSTAVPLARTPDGLPTGMQVLGNLYEDRTTLQFAELLQAEGLSA is encoded by the coding sequence ATGGCTGACACGAACACGAATCTGGAATCTGCCACCGCGCTGGACACAGCTGCGCTCGTTCGAGGCGGAAAGGTCAGCGCCGTGGAGGCTTGCGAAGCGGCCATCCAGCGGATCGAGGCGAAGAACGGCCCGCTGAACGCGGTCGTCGTGAAGGATTATGACCGCGCTCGCAAAGCGGCCAAGGTCATTGATGAGAGCCGGACAACGGACGATCCCCGGCCTTTCCTCGGCGTGCCAATGACGGTGAAAGAGGCCCATGACGTCGCCGGCCTGCCGACGACCTGGGGTTTTGAAATGTTCTCGAATTTCCATCCGCAGGAAGATTCCCCGCCCGTCGCCCGCCTGAAGGCGGCCGGGGCGGTGATCCTCGGCAAGACGAATGTCCCCGTGGCGCTGGCCGATTGGCAGAGCGTGAATCCGGTCTATGGCCGCACGGTGAACCCCTATGATCACAGCCGCACGCCGGGCGGGTCGTCTGGCGGGTCTGCCGCGGCGCTTGCGTCGGGCATGGTGCCGCTGGAGTTTGGGTCCGACATTGGTGGTTCGATCCGGTTCCCATCCAATTTCTGCGGCGTGTGGGGACACAAGCCGACCTGGGGCATCGTACCGCTGAAAGGGCATAATCCACCGGGTACGGATGGGGTGGACGTGCCACTGGCCGTTGTCGGACCCATGGCCCGAAGCGCCGCAGACCTGTCCGCGGCGCTGGATGTCGTGGCCGGGCCCGTGACGGCCGGCTGGAAACTGGATCTGCCTGCCGCCCGTCACGCGGCACTGAAGGATTTCCGCGTGCTCGTCCTCAACACAGACGACCTGCCACCCGTGGACGATGACGTCGCCGGCCCGATTGAGGCGCTCGCCGGTGCATTGGAAAAACAGGGCGCGCAGGTCGTCCGCAAAGTACCTGGCCTGCCGGACTTTGCCAGCATCCACGAAAACTACCTGCGCCTGCTGAATACGGCGATCACGCGAGGTACGCCGGAGGCTCGGCCGGTTGACGCACATGTCTACATGAACCTGCTGGATGCCCAACTGAACCTCCAGCGCCAATGGGCAAACATTTTCCGTGACATCGATGTCGTGCTGTCACCGACCTTCAGCACGGCGGCCTTTCCGTACACGGATGAGCCGGACTGGGGCAAGCGCACGCTGACCGTGAACGGGCAGGCGATCCCTTACGCTTCTCAGCTGATGTGGGCAGGGCTTGCGACCTTCCCCGGCCTGCCGTCCACCGCTGTGCCGCTAGCGCGTACCCCGGACGGCCTGCCGACAGGCATGCAGGTGCTCGGCAATCTCTATGAAGACCGCACGACACTGCAATTTGCAGAATTGCTTCAGGCTGAAGGGCTCTCGGCCTAG
- a CDS encoding quinone oxidoreductase family protein yields MHDAYRIIMHETGGTDVLKVEHFEPRQPGPGEALVKQAASGLNFIDTYYRTGLYPVKLPFVQGSEGAGTVEAVGEGVTNVKPGDRVAYLGSGTYATHFTGPAGLMVKLPKGISEEDGAAVLLKGLTAWMLLFEIRPVTDRDTVLIWAPVGGVGSVLTPWAASLGARVIAVTSTPEKAEKAEEFGASDTIVGYEDVAKKVRDLTGGEGVDVALDSVGKRSFEASLSSLKKRGWMISYGNASGAADPMPPGRLAAGGSLILTRPSLFSFIDTPEGMARGARHLFAAMKAGTFGADIGQRFYMKEAGKAHEALESGTTTGATVLIP; encoded by the coding sequence ATGCACGACGCTTACCGGATCATCATGCACGAAACCGGCGGCACGGATGTGCTGAAGGTGGAACATTTCGAACCGCGCCAGCCGGGCCCCGGCGAAGCGCTGGTAAAACAGGCCGCGTCCGGCCTGAACTTCATCGACACCTATTACCGGACCGGGCTTTATCCGGTGAAGCTGCCTTTCGTGCAGGGCTCCGAAGGGGCCGGCACGGTGGAAGCGGTGGGCGAGGGCGTCACCAATGTGAAGCCGGGTGACCGGGTCGCCTATCTCGGCAGCGGAACCTACGCCACGCACTTCACCGGTCCGGCAGGGCTTATGGTGAAACTGCCGAAAGGCATTTCCGAAGAAGACGGCGCCGCTGTGCTGCTGAAAGGCCTGACGGCCTGGATGCTTCTGTTCGAGATCCGCCCGGTGACGGACCGTGACACGGTGCTGATCTGGGCACCTGTGGGCGGCGTAGGCAGCGTGCTGACGCCATGGGCGGCCAGCCTTGGCGCCCGCGTGATCGCTGTGACCTCGACGCCGGAGAAAGCCGAAAAGGCCGAAGAATTCGGCGCCAGCGATACGATTGTCGGCTATGAGGATGTCGCCAAAAAAGTTCGTGATCTGACAGGTGGCGAAGGCGTTGATGTGGCCCTCGACAGCGTGGGTAAGCGCAGTTTCGAGGCGTCCCTCTCCAGCTTGAAGAAGCGCGGCTGGATGATCTCTTACGGCAATGCCTCAGGCGCCGCAGACCCGATGCCGCCCGGCCGGCTCGCAGCGGGGGGATCGCTTATCCTGACCCGACCGTCCCTGTTCAGCTTCATCGACACACCAGAAGGCATGGCCCGCGGCGCGCGCCACCTGTTCGCTGCCATGAAGGCCGGCACGTTCGGCGCCGACATCGGCCAGCGCTTCTACATGAAAGAAGCCGGCAAGGCCCACGAGGCTCTCGAAAGCGGTACGACAACCGGCGCGACGGTATTGATTCCGTAA
- a CDS encoding TerC family protein translates to MTELFSSPAFWGSLATLTFLEIVLGIDNLLFVSIATGKLKGDQKQTATRIGVWGAMVLRIAMLGLIFWILQLDKSPLFHLPHALAVFVANGSTEVMHHVEEVTLKDLILFGGGLFLLWKGTQEIHSAVEGTGHEETTAPGSFSSVVIQLFVINIVFSLDSVITAIGMTDLLAVMIGAVVLSTFVMAVAATPLANFIADHPTTKMLALAFILLVGVALVADGLGFHIPRGYLYFAIAFSLVVELLNIQARKQAPKTKGH, encoded by the coding sequence ATGACCGAACTTTTTTCTTCGCCCGCCTTCTGGGGCAGCCTGGCGACGCTGACCTTCCTGGAAATCGTGCTCGGGATCGACAATCTGCTGTTCGTGTCCATCGCGACCGGCAAGCTGAAGGGAGACCAGAAGCAAACGGCCACCCGCATCGGCGTCTGGGGCGCGATGGTGCTGCGGATCGCCATGCTGGGCCTGATCTTCTGGATCCTGCAGCTCGACAAGTCGCCCCTGTTCCACCTGCCGCATGCGCTTGCCGTGTTCGTGGCGAACGGCAGTACAGAGGTCATGCACCATGTCGAAGAGGTGACGCTGAAGGACCTCATCCTGTTCGGCGGCGGCCTGTTCCTGCTGTGGAAAGGCACGCAGGAAATCCACTCCGCCGTCGAGGGCACCGGTCACGAAGAAACGACAGCGCCGGGCAGCTTCAGCAGCGTGGTTATTCAGCTGTTCGTGATCAATATCGTCTTCTCGCTGGACAGTGTGATCACGGCCATCGGCATGACGGACCTGCTGGCGGTGATGATCGGGGCCGTCGTCCTGTCGACCTTCGTTATGGCCGTTGCGGCTACCCCTCTGGCAAACTTCATCGCAGATCACCCAACCACCAAGATGCTGGCGCTGGCCTTTATCCTTCTTGTCGGGGTGGCGCTTGTGGCCGACGGACTCGGCTTCCATATTCCCAGAGGGTATCTCTACTTCGCCATTGCGTTCTCGCTGGTCGTGGAACTGCTCAACATCCAGGCGCGGAAACAGGCGCCGAAAACGAAAGGACACTGA